A single Apostichopus japonicus isolate 1M-3 chromosome 11, ASM3797524v1, whole genome shotgun sequence DNA region contains:
- the LOC139975849 gene encoding 12S rRNA N(4)-cytidine methyltransferase METTL15-like, with protein sequence MMASSIIPKQLVTLLRCKLILNKTRLLSTGCILQYPRGNRPKVQRSRLSGYVEPVASIDDPEKETYKTQTEKKPEIKGIDLELHRPVMLEEIISFFQPAENQVYLDMTFGAGGHTKAILQSDPSTVVYALDRDPVAYKIAVDLAEEYRSRLHPILGRFSNVDSLLKEAGVGHGCFDGVLIDAGCSSMQFDNPERGFALSHDGPLDMRMDGERFPSNPSAADVVNNLDVTTLSRILKTYGEERQAKRVASMIVNYRENQKPIESTQELATVISFAFTHRDAANSKDGLGRKLHVATRTFQALRIFVNDELNELYRGLVAIKPFVKSRGKLAVLTFHSLEDRIVKRFLQGKNVNEAGKSIHQRKAASDWTTDEGEVKSLDWEVMNKKVLYASEFELSENPRSRSAKLRAAYKV encoded by the exons ATGATGGCTTCATCAATCATACCAAAGCAGCTGGTGACTCTGTTAAGGTGTAAACTTATTCTAAACAAGACCAGATTACTTTCAACTGGTTGCATCTTACAATATCCAAGAGGGAACCGTCCAAAAGTTCAGAGGTCAAGACTCTCTGGTTATGTCGAGCCTGTAGCTTCTATTGATGATCCTGAGAAAGAGACATATAAAACACAGACTGAGAAGAAACCTGAAATAAAAGGGATAGATTTGGAACTCCATCGACCTGTTATGTTGGAAGAGATCATCAGTTTCTTCCAGCCAGCTGAGAATCAG GTTTATCTAGATATGACGTTTGGAGCTGGAGGACACACTAAAGCTATATTGCAGAGCGATCCATCAACGGTTGTATATGCTCTTGATAGAGATCCAGTTGCCTACAAGATAGCTGTTGATCTGGCTGAAGAATACAG GTCAAGACTGCATCCTATTCTCGGTCGTTTTAGTAATGTGGATTCCTTGTTGAAAGAAGCCGGTGTTGGCCATGGGTGCTTTGATGGTGTTTTAATTGATGCAGGGTGCTCATCCATGCAGTTTGATAACCCTGAGAGAGGATTTGCTCTGAGTCATGATGGCCCCTTAGATATGAGAATGGATGGAGAAAG GTTTCCTTCCAATCCTTCCGCTGCAGACGTAGTTAACAACTTGGACGTCACGACGCTATCTAGAATATTGAAGACTTACGGAGAGGAGCGGCAGGCCAAGAGAGTGGCTTCCATGATCGTCAATTATCGAGAAAATCAGAAACCGATAGAATCCACGCAAGAACTGGCCACGGTGATATCCTTTGCGTTCACTCACAGAGACGCAGCGAATAGTAAAGACGGCCTTGGCCGCAAACTCCATGTAGCAACCAGAACGTTCCAAGCTCTGCGGATCTTTGTGAATGATGAGTTGAATGAACTCTACAGAGGTCTCGTCGCCATCAAGCCTTTCGTAAAGAGCAGAGGCAAGTTGgccgttttaacatttcacTCGTTGGAAGACAGGATCGTGAAACGATTCCTGCAGGGAAAGAATGTCAATGAAGCCGGAAAATCCATCCATCAAAGAAAGGCGGCTTCTGATTGGACAACCGATGAAGGGGAAGTTAAATCTCTGGATTGGGAGGTCATGAACAAGAAAGTTTTGTATGCGAGCGAATTTGAGTTATCAGAAAATCCACGGTCGAGATCTGCAAAGTTGAGGGCGGCATACAAAGTATAG